A window from Callithrix jacchus isolate 240 chromosome 17, calJac240_pri, whole genome shotgun sequence encodes these proteins:
- the VILL gene encoding villin-like protein isoform X3 produces MDISKGLPAIQSHRDLHIWITENQKMVPVPEGAYGNFFEEHCYVVLHVPQSPTATQGASSDLHYWVGKEAGAEAQGAAATFVQRLQEERGALTVLHREAQAHESDCFRSYFRPGIIYRKGGLPSDLKHVETNMFNIQRLLHIRGRKHVSATEVELSWNSFNKGDIFLLDLGKMMIQWNGPKTSISEKARGLALTYSLRDRERGGRAQIGVVDDEVKAPDLMQIMESVLGRRVGSLHAATPNKDISQLQKANIRLYHVYEKGKDLVVLELATPPLTQDLLQEEDFYILDQGGFKIYVWQGRMSSLQERKAAFSRAAGFIQAKGYPTYTNVEVVNDGAESAAFKQLFQIWSEKRSRNRQLGRVDKPTHVKRDVVKLHSQPELAAQLRMVDDGSGKVEVWCMQDLCRQPVDPKLHGKLCAGNCYLVLYTYQRLGRGQYILYLWQERAGHHGREQSAPTTRLFHVQGSDSYSTKTVEVPARASSLNSNDIFLLVTAGVCYLWFGKGCNGDQREMARVAVTVISKKNEETVLEGQEPPHFWEALGGRAPYPSNKRLPEEVPSIQPRLFECSSQMGCLVLAEVVFFSQEDLGPYDVMLLDTWQEIFLWLGGATGAWKEAVAWGQEYLKAHPAGRSLATPIVLVKQGHEPPTFTGWFFTWDPYKWTPDLSHKEVVEGSPGTALPISEIRAEVNSFRLSRWPGNGRAGAMSLQALKGSQDSSGNELMRGPKLGGTSSFLSSTSTSINGALPREQLMHQAAEDLPEGVDPARREFYLSDSDFQDIFGKSKEEFYSMATWRQRQEKKQLGFF; encoded by the exons ATGGACATCAGCAAGGGCCTTCCAGCCATCCAGAGCCACAGGGACCTCCACATATGGATCACTGAG AACCAGAAGATGGTTCCGGTACCCGAGGGGGCTTACGGGAACTTTTTTGAGGAGCACTGCTATGTCGTCCTCCAC GTCCCCCAGAGCCCGACGGCCACACAGGGGGCGTCCAGCGACCTGCACTACTGGGTCGGGAAGGAGGCGGGTGCGGAGGCGCAGGGCGCCGCGGCCACCTTTGTGCAGCGCCTGCAGGAGGAGCGGGGGGCCCTGACCGTGCTGCACCGGGAGGCGCAGGCCCACGAGTCCGACTGCTTCCGCAGCTACTTCCGCCCGGGAATCAT CTATAGGAAGGGAGGTCTGCCGTCTGACCTCAAGCATGTGGAGACCAACATGTTCAACATCCAGCGACTGCTGCACATCAGAGGGAGGAAACACGTATCTGCCACTGAG GTGGAGCTCTCCTGGAACAGCTTTAATAAGGGTGACATCTTCCTGCTGGACCTAGGCAAGATGATGATCCAGTGGAATGGGCCCAAGACCAGCATTTCTGAGAAGGCTCGG GGGCTGGCCTTGACCTACAGCCTCCGGGACAGGGAACGTGGTGGTCGTGCACAGATTGGCgtggtggatgatgaggtcaaagCCCCGGACCTCATGCAGATCATGGAGTCTGTGCTGGGCCGCAGGGTGGGCAGCCTGCATGCCGCCACGCCCAACAAAGATATCAGCCAGCTGCAGAAGGCCAATATTCGCCTGTACCA TGTCTATGAGAAGGGCAAAGACCTGGTGGTCCTGGAGTTGGCGACACCCCCACTGACCCAGGATCTGCTGCAGGAGGAG GACTTCTACATCCTGGACCAGGGAGGCTTCAAGATCTACGTGTGGCAGGGACGCATGTCTAGCCTCCAGGAGAGAAAGGCTGCCTTCAGCCGGGCTGCG GGTTTCATCCAGGCCAAGGGCTACCCGACCTACACCAACGTGGAGGTGGTGAATGACGGCGCCGAGTCGGCCGCGTTCAAGCAGCTCTTCCAGATTTGGTCTGAGAAGCGAAGCAGGAACCGGCAGCTCGGCAGGGTCG ATAAACCGACTCATGTAAAGCGGGACGTGGTCAAGCTGCACAGCCAGCCTGAGTTAGCCGCCCAGCTCAGGATGGTGGACGATGGCTCCGGGAAGGTGGAG GTGTGGTGCATGCAGGACTTATGCAGGCAGCCCGTGGACCCCAAGCTTCACGGAAAGTTGTGTGCAGGCAACTGCTACCTAGTGCTCTACACATACCAGAGGCTGGGCCGTGGCCAGTACATCCTGTACCTATGGCAG GAGAGAGCTGGGCACCATGGAAGGGAGCAGTCAGCACCCACCACGAGGCTTTTCCACGTGCAAGGCAGCGACAGCTACAGCACCAAGACTGTGGAGGTGCCAGCTCGTGCGTCCTCCCTCAATTCCAATGACATCTTCTTGCTGGTCACAGCCGGCGTCTGCTATCTCTGGTTTGGGAAG GGCTGTAATGGTGATCAGCGTGAGATGGCGCGGGTGGCAGTCACTGTCATTTCCAAGAAGAACGAGGAAACGGTGCTGGAGGGTCAGGAGCCTCCCCATTTCTGGGAGGCCCTGGGAGGCCGGGCCCCCTACCCCAGCAACAAGAG ACTCCCTGAGGAGGTCCCCAGCATCCAGCCACGACTGTTTGAGTGCTCCAGCCAGATGGGCTGCCTGGTCCTCGCAGAAGTGGTGTTCTTTAGCCAGGAGGACCTTGGCCCGTATGACGTCATGTTACTGGACACCTGGCAGGAG ATCTTCCTATGGCTTGGGGGAGCTACAGGTGCATGGAAGGAGGCGGTGGCCTGGGGCCAGGAGTACCTGAAGGCACacccagcagggaggagcctggccacACCCATTGTGCTGGTCAAGCAGGGCCACGAGCCTCCCACCTTCACTGGCTGGTTCTTCACTTGGGACCCCTACAAGTGGACT CCCGACCTGTCCCACAAGGAAGTGGTGGAGGGCAGCCCGGGAACAGCATTGCCCATCTCTGAGATAAGAGCA GAAGTCAACAGCTTCCGGCTATCCAGATGGCCAGGCAATGGCAGGGCAGGTGCCATGTCCCTGCAGGCCCTCAAGGGCTCCCAGGACAGCTCAGGGAATGAGCTGATGCGGGGCCCCAAGTTGGGTGGCACTAGCAGCTTCCTCAGCAGTACCAGCACCTCGATCAACGGGGCCCTGCCCCGGGAGCAACTGATGCACCAGGCCGCTGAGGACCTGCCAGAGGGCGTGGACCCTGCCCGCAGGGAG TTCTATCTCTCAGACTCCGACTTCCAAGATATCTTTGGGAAATCCAAGGAGGAATTCTACAGCATGGCCACCTGGAGACAGCGGCAGGAGAAAAAGCAGCTGGGTTTCTTCTGA
- the VILL gene encoding villin-like protein isoform X2 has product MDISKGLPAIQSHRDLHIWITENQKMVPVPEGAYGNFFEEHCYVVLHVPQSPTATQGASSDLHYWVGKEAGAEAQGAAATFVQRLQEERGALTVLHREAQAHESDCFRSYFRPGIIYRKGGLPSDLKHVETNMFNIQRLLHIRGRKHVSATEVELSWNSFNKGDIFLLDLGKMMIQWNGPKTSISEKARGLALTYSLRDRERGGRAQIGVVDDEVKAPDLMQIMESVLGRRVGSLHAATPNKDISQLQKANIRLYHVYEKGKDLVVLELATPPLTQDLLQEEDFYILDQGGFKIYVWQGRMSSLQERKAAFSRAAGFIQAKGYPTYTNVEVVNDGAESAAFKQLFQIWSEKRSRNRQLGRVDKPTHVKRDVVKLHSQPELAAQLRMVDDGSGKVEVWCMQDLCRQPVDPKLHGKLCAGNCYLVLYTYQRLGRGQYILYLWQGHQATADEIKALNSNAEELDAMYRGALVQEHVTMGSEPPHFLAIFQGQLVVFQERAGHHGREQSAPTTRLFHVQGSDSYSTKTVEGCNGDQREMARVAVTVISKKNEETVLEGQEPPHFWEALGGRAPYPSNKRLPEEVPSIQPRLFECSSQMGCLVLAEVVFFSQEDLGPYDVMLLDTWQEIFLWLGGATGAWKEAVAWGQEYLKAHPAGRSLATPIVLVKQGHEPPTFTGWFFTWDPYKWTPDLSHKEVVEGSPGTALPISEIRAEVNSFRLSRWPGNGRAGAMSLQALKGSQDSSGNELMRGPKLGGTSSFLSSTSTSINGALPREQLMHQAAEDLPEGVDPARREFYLSDSDFQDIFGKSKEEFYSMATWRQRQEKKQLGFF; this is encoded by the exons ATGGACATCAGCAAGGGCCTTCCAGCCATCCAGAGCCACAGGGACCTCCACATATGGATCACTGAG AACCAGAAGATGGTTCCGGTACCCGAGGGGGCTTACGGGAACTTTTTTGAGGAGCACTGCTATGTCGTCCTCCAC GTCCCCCAGAGCCCGACGGCCACACAGGGGGCGTCCAGCGACCTGCACTACTGGGTCGGGAAGGAGGCGGGTGCGGAGGCGCAGGGCGCCGCGGCCACCTTTGTGCAGCGCCTGCAGGAGGAGCGGGGGGCCCTGACCGTGCTGCACCGGGAGGCGCAGGCCCACGAGTCCGACTGCTTCCGCAGCTACTTCCGCCCGGGAATCAT CTATAGGAAGGGAGGTCTGCCGTCTGACCTCAAGCATGTGGAGACCAACATGTTCAACATCCAGCGACTGCTGCACATCAGAGGGAGGAAACACGTATCTGCCACTGAG GTGGAGCTCTCCTGGAACAGCTTTAATAAGGGTGACATCTTCCTGCTGGACCTAGGCAAGATGATGATCCAGTGGAATGGGCCCAAGACCAGCATTTCTGAGAAGGCTCGG GGGCTGGCCTTGACCTACAGCCTCCGGGACAGGGAACGTGGTGGTCGTGCACAGATTGGCgtggtggatgatgaggtcaaagCCCCGGACCTCATGCAGATCATGGAGTCTGTGCTGGGCCGCAGGGTGGGCAGCCTGCATGCCGCCACGCCCAACAAAGATATCAGCCAGCTGCAGAAGGCCAATATTCGCCTGTACCA TGTCTATGAGAAGGGCAAAGACCTGGTGGTCCTGGAGTTGGCGACACCCCCACTGACCCAGGATCTGCTGCAGGAGGAG GACTTCTACATCCTGGACCAGGGAGGCTTCAAGATCTACGTGTGGCAGGGACGCATGTCTAGCCTCCAGGAGAGAAAGGCTGCCTTCAGCCGGGCTGCG GGTTTCATCCAGGCCAAGGGCTACCCGACCTACACCAACGTGGAGGTGGTGAATGACGGCGCCGAGTCGGCCGCGTTCAAGCAGCTCTTCCAGATTTGGTCTGAGAAGCGAAGCAGGAACCGGCAGCTCGGCAGGGTCG ATAAACCGACTCATGTAAAGCGGGACGTGGTCAAGCTGCACAGCCAGCCTGAGTTAGCCGCCCAGCTCAGGATGGTGGACGATGGCTCCGGGAAGGTGGAG GTGTGGTGCATGCAGGACTTATGCAGGCAGCCCGTGGACCCCAAGCTTCACGGAAAGTTGTGTGCAGGCAACTGCTACCTAGTGCTCTACACATACCAGAGGCTGGGCCGTGGCCAGTACATCCTGTACCTATGGCAG GGCCACCAGGCCACCGCAGACGAGATCAAGGCCCTGAACAGCAACGCTGAGGAGCTAGACGCCATGTACCGCGGCGCCCTAGTGCAGGAGCATGTGACCATGGGGAGTGAGCCTCCCCACTTCCTCGCCATCTTCCAGGGCCAGCTGGTGGTCTTCCAG GAGAGAGCTGGGCACCATGGAAGGGAGCAGTCAGCACCCACCACGAGGCTTTTCCACGTGCAAGGCAGCGACAGCTACAGCACCAAGACTGTGGAG GGCTGTAATGGTGATCAGCGTGAGATGGCGCGGGTGGCAGTCACTGTCATTTCCAAGAAGAACGAGGAAACGGTGCTGGAGGGTCAGGAGCCTCCCCATTTCTGGGAGGCCCTGGGAGGCCGGGCCCCCTACCCCAGCAACAAGAG ACTCCCTGAGGAGGTCCCCAGCATCCAGCCACGACTGTTTGAGTGCTCCAGCCAGATGGGCTGCCTGGTCCTCGCAGAAGTGGTGTTCTTTAGCCAGGAGGACCTTGGCCCGTATGACGTCATGTTACTGGACACCTGGCAGGAG ATCTTCCTATGGCTTGGGGGAGCTACAGGTGCATGGAAGGAGGCGGTGGCCTGGGGCCAGGAGTACCTGAAGGCACacccagcagggaggagcctggccacACCCATTGTGCTGGTCAAGCAGGGCCACGAGCCTCCCACCTTCACTGGCTGGTTCTTCACTTGGGACCCCTACAAGTGGACT CCCGACCTGTCCCACAAGGAAGTGGTGGAGGGCAGCCCGGGAACAGCATTGCCCATCTCTGAGATAAGAGCA GAAGTCAACAGCTTCCGGCTATCCAGATGGCCAGGCAATGGCAGGGCAGGTGCCATGTCCCTGCAGGCCCTCAAGGGCTCCCAGGACAGCTCAGGGAATGAGCTGATGCGGGGCCCCAAGTTGGGTGGCACTAGCAGCTTCCTCAGCAGTACCAGCACCTCGATCAACGGGGCCCTGCCCCGGGAGCAACTGATGCACCAGGCCGCTGAGGACCTGCCAGAGGGCGTGGACCCTGCCCGCAGGGAG TTCTATCTCTCAGACTCCGACTTCCAAGATATCTTTGGGAAATCCAAGGAGGAATTCTACAGCATGGCCACCTGGAGACAGCGGCAGGAGAAAAAGCAGCTGGGTTTCTTCTGA
- the VILL gene encoding villin-like protein isoform X8 — MDISKGLPAIQSHRDLHIWITENQKMVPVPEGAYGNFFEEHCYVVLHVPQSPTATQGASSDLHYWVGKEAGAEAQGAAATFVQRLQEERGALTVLHREAQAHESDCFRSYFRPGIIYRKGGLPSDLKHVETNMFNIQRLLHIRGRKHVSATEVELSWNSFNKGDIFLLDLGKMMIQWNGPKTSISEKARGLALTYSLRDRERGGRAQIGVVDDEVKAPDLMQIMESVLGRRVGSLHAATPNKDISQLQKANIRLYHVYEKGKDLVVLELATPPLTQDLLQEEDFYILDQGGFKIYVWQGRMSSLQERKAAFSRAAGFIQAKGYPTYTNVEVVNDGAESAAFKQLFQIWSEKRSRNRQLGRVDKPTHVKRDVVKLHSQPELAAQLRMVDDGSGKVEVWCMQDLCRQPVDPKLHGKLCAGNCYLVLYTYQRLGRGQYILYLWQGHQATADEIKALNSNAEELDAMYRGALVQEHVTMGSEPPHFLAIFQGQLVVFQERAGHHGREQSAPTTRLFHVQGSDSYSTKTVEVPARASSLNSNDIFLLVTAGVCYLWFGKGCNGDQREMARVAVTVISKKNEETVLEGQEPPHFWEALGGRAPYPSNKRLPEEVPSIQPRLFECSSQMGCLVLAEVVFFSQEDLGPYDVMLLDTWQEIFLWLGGATGAWKEAVAWGQEYLKAHPAGRSLATPIVLVKQGHEPPTFTGWFFTWDPYKWTPDLSHKEVVEGSPGTALPISEIRAPPSSPA; from the exons ATGGACATCAGCAAGGGCCTTCCAGCCATCCAGAGCCACAGGGACCTCCACATATGGATCACTGAG AACCAGAAGATGGTTCCGGTACCCGAGGGGGCTTACGGGAACTTTTTTGAGGAGCACTGCTATGTCGTCCTCCAC GTCCCCCAGAGCCCGACGGCCACACAGGGGGCGTCCAGCGACCTGCACTACTGGGTCGGGAAGGAGGCGGGTGCGGAGGCGCAGGGCGCCGCGGCCACCTTTGTGCAGCGCCTGCAGGAGGAGCGGGGGGCCCTGACCGTGCTGCACCGGGAGGCGCAGGCCCACGAGTCCGACTGCTTCCGCAGCTACTTCCGCCCGGGAATCAT CTATAGGAAGGGAGGTCTGCCGTCTGACCTCAAGCATGTGGAGACCAACATGTTCAACATCCAGCGACTGCTGCACATCAGAGGGAGGAAACACGTATCTGCCACTGAG GTGGAGCTCTCCTGGAACAGCTTTAATAAGGGTGACATCTTCCTGCTGGACCTAGGCAAGATGATGATCCAGTGGAATGGGCCCAAGACCAGCATTTCTGAGAAGGCTCGG GGGCTGGCCTTGACCTACAGCCTCCGGGACAGGGAACGTGGTGGTCGTGCACAGATTGGCgtggtggatgatgaggtcaaagCCCCGGACCTCATGCAGATCATGGAGTCTGTGCTGGGCCGCAGGGTGGGCAGCCTGCATGCCGCCACGCCCAACAAAGATATCAGCCAGCTGCAGAAGGCCAATATTCGCCTGTACCA TGTCTATGAGAAGGGCAAAGACCTGGTGGTCCTGGAGTTGGCGACACCCCCACTGACCCAGGATCTGCTGCAGGAGGAG GACTTCTACATCCTGGACCAGGGAGGCTTCAAGATCTACGTGTGGCAGGGACGCATGTCTAGCCTCCAGGAGAGAAAGGCTGCCTTCAGCCGGGCTGCG GGTTTCATCCAGGCCAAGGGCTACCCGACCTACACCAACGTGGAGGTGGTGAATGACGGCGCCGAGTCGGCCGCGTTCAAGCAGCTCTTCCAGATTTGGTCTGAGAAGCGAAGCAGGAACCGGCAGCTCGGCAGGGTCG ATAAACCGACTCATGTAAAGCGGGACGTGGTCAAGCTGCACAGCCAGCCTGAGTTAGCCGCCCAGCTCAGGATGGTGGACGATGGCTCCGGGAAGGTGGAG GTGTGGTGCATGCAGGACTTATGCAGGCAGCCCGTGGACCCCAAGCTTCACGGAAAGTTGTGTGCAGGCAACTGCTACCTAGTGCTCTACACATACCAGAGGCTGGGCCGTGGCCAGTACATCCTGTACCTATGGCAG GGCCACCAGGCCACCGCAGACGAGATCAAGGCCCTGAACAGCAACGCTGAGGAGCTAGACGCCATGTACCGCGGCGCCCTAGTGCAGGAGCATGTGACCATGGGGAGTGAGCCTCCCCACTTCCTCGCCATCTTCCAGGGCCAGCTGGTGGTCTTCCAG GAGAGAGCTGGGCACCATGGAAGGGAGCAGTCAGCACCCACCACGAGGCTTTTCCACGTGCAAGGCAGCGACAGCTACAGCACCAAGACTGTGGAGGTGCCAGCTCGTGCGTCCTCCCTCAATTCCAATGACATCTTCTTGCTGGTCACAGCCGGCGTCTGCTATCTCTGGTTTGGGAAG GGCTGTAATGGTGATCAGCGTGAGATGGCGCGGGTGGCAGTCACTGTCATTTCCAAGAAGAACGAGGAAACGGTGCTGGAGGGTCAGGAGCCTCCCCATTTCTGGGAGGCCCTGGGAGGCCGGGCCCCCTACCCCAGCAACAAGAG ACTCCCTGAGGAGGTCCCCAGCATCCAGCCACGACTGTTTGAGTGCTCCAGCCAGATGGGCTGCCTGGTCCTCGCAGAAGTGGTGTTCTTTAGCCAGGAGGACCTTGGCCCGTATGACGTCATGTTACTGGACACCTGGCAGGAG ATCTTCCTATGGCTTGGGGGAGCTACAGGTGCATGGAAGGAGGCGGTGGCCTGGGGCCAGGAGTACCTGAAGGCACacccagcagggaggagcctggccacACCCATTGTGCTGGTCAAGCAGGGCCACGAGCCTCCCACCTTCACTGGCTGGTTCTTCACTTGGGACCCCTACAAGTGGACT CCCGACCTGTCCCACAAGGAAGTGGTGGAGGGCAGCCCGGGAACAGCATTGCCCATCTCTGAGATAAGAGCA CCCCCATCTTCCCCAGCCTGA
- the VILL gene encoding villin-like protein isoform X7: protein MDISKGLPAIQSHRDLHIWITENQKMVPVPEGAYGNFFEEHCYVVLHVPQSPTATQGASSDLHYWVGKEAGAEAQGAAATFVQRLQEERGALTVLHREAQAHESDCFRSYFRPGIIYRKGGLPSDLKHVETNMFNIQRLLHIRGRKHVSATEVELSWNSFNKGDIFLLDLGKMMIQWNGPKTSISEKARGLALTYSLRDRERGGRAQIGVVDDEVKAPDLMQIMESVLGRRVGSLHAATPNKDISQLQKANIRLYHVYEKGKDLVVLELATPPLTQDLLQEEDFYILDQGGFKIYVWQGRMSSLQERKAAFSRAAGFIQAKGYPTYTNVEVVNDGAESAAFKQLFQIWSEKRSRNRQLGRVDKPTHVKRDVVKLHSQPELAAQLRMVDDGSGKVEVWCMQDLCRQPVDPKLHGKLCAGNCYLVLYTYQRLGRGQYILYLWQGHQATADEIKALNSNAEELDAMYRGALVQEHVTMGSEPPHFLAIFQGQLVVFQERAGHHGREQSAPTTRLFHVQGSDSYSTKTVEVPARASSLNSNDIFLLVTAGVCYLWFGKGCNGDQREMARVAVTVISKKNEETVLEGQEPPHFWEALGGRAPYPSNKRLPEEVPSIQPRLFECSSQMGCLVLAEVVFFSQEDLGPYDVMLLDTWQEIFLWLGGATGAWKEAVAWGQEYLKAHPAGRSLATPIVLVKQGHEPPTFTGWFFTWDPYKWTFYLSDSDFQDIFGKSKEEFYSMATWRQRQEKKQLGFF from the exons ATGGACATCAGCAAGGGCCTTCCAGCCATCCAGAGCCACAGGGACCTCCACATATGGATCACTGAG AACCAGAAGATGGTTCCGGTACCCGAGGGGGCTTACGGGAACTTTTTTGAGGAGCACTGCTATGTCGTCCTCCAC GTCCCCCAGAGCCCGACGGCCACACAGGGGGCGTCCAGCGACCTGCACTACTGGGTCGGGAAGGAGGCGGGTGCGGAGGCGCAGGGCGCCGCGGCCACCTTTGTGCAGCGCCTGCAGGAGGAGCGGGGGGCCCTGACCGTGCTGCACCGGGAGGCGCAGGCCCACGAGTCCGACTGCTTCCGCAGCTACTTCCGCCCGGGAATCAT CTATAGGAAGGGAGGTCTGCCGTCTGACCTCAAGCATGTGGAGACCAACATGTTCAACATCCAGCGACTGCTGCACATCAGAGGGAGGAAACACGTATCTGCCACTGAG GTGGAGCTCTCCTGGAACAGCTTTAATAAGGGTGACATCTTCCTGCTGGACCTAGGCAAGATGATGATCCAGTGGAATGGGCCCAAGACCAGCATTTCTGAGAAGGCTCGG GGGCTGGCCTTGACCTACAGCCTCCGGGACAGGGAACGTGGTGGTCGTGCACAGATTGGCgtggtggatgatgaggtcaaagCCCCGGACCTCATGCAGATCATGGAGTCTGTGCTGGGCCGCAGGGTGGGCAGCCTGCATGCCGCCACGCCCAACAAAGATATCAGCCAGCTGCAGAAGGCCAATATTCGCCTGTACCA TGTCTATGAGAAGGGCAAAGACCTGGTGGTCCTGGAGTTGGCGACACCCCCACTGACCCAGGATCTGCTGCAGGAGGAG GACTTCTACATCCTGGACCAGGGAGGCTTCAAGATCTACGTGTGGCAGGGACGCATGTCTAGCCTCCAGGAGAGAAAGGCTGCCTTCAGCCGGGCTGCG GGTTTCATCCAGGCCAAGGGCTACCCGACCTACACCAACGTGGAGGTGGTGAATGACGGCGCCGAGTCGGCCGCGTTCAAGCAGCTCTTCCAGATTTGGTCTGAGAAGCGAAGCAGGAACCGGCAGCTCGGCAGGGTCG ATAAACCGACTCATGTAAAGCGGGACGTGGTCAAGCTGCACAGCCAGCCTGAGTTAGCCGCCCAGCTCAGGATGGTGGACGATGGCTCCGGGAAGGTGGAG GTGTGGTGCATGCAGGACTTATGCAGGCAGCCCGTGGACCCCAAGCTTCACGGAAAGTTGTGTGCAGGCAACTGCTACCTAGTGCTCTACACATACCAGAGGCTGGGCCGTGGCCAGTACATCCTGTACCTATGGCAG GGCCACCAGGCCACCGCAGACGAGATCAAGGCCCTGAACAGCAACGCTGAGGAGCTAGACGCCATGTACCGCGGCGCCCTAGTGCAGGAGCATGTGACCATGGGGAGTGAGCCTCCCCACTTCCTCGCCATCTTCCAGGGCCAGCTGGTGGTCTTCCAG GAGAGAGCTGGGCACCATGGAAGGGAGCAGTCAGCACCCACCACGAGGCTTTTCCACGTGCAAGGCAGCGACAGCTACAGCACCAAGACTGTGGAGGTGCCAGCTCGTGCGTCCTCCCTCAATTCCAATGACATCTTCTTGCTGGTCACAGCCGGCGTCTGCTATCTCTGGTTTGGGAAG GGCTGTAATGGTGATCAGCGTGAGATGGCGCGGGTGGCAGTCACTGTCATTTCCAAGAAGAACGAGGAAACGGTGCTGGAGGGTCAGGAGCCTCCCCATTTCTGGGAGGCCCTGGGAGGCCGGGCCCCCTACCCCAGCAACAAGAG ACTCCCTGAGGAGGTCCCCAGCATCCAGCCACGACTGTTTGAGTGCTCCAGCCAGATGGGCTGCCTGGTCCTCGCAGAAGTGGTGTTCTTTAGCCAGGAGGACCTTGGCCCGTATGACGTCATGTTACTGGACACCTGGCAGGAG ATCTTCCTATGGCTTGGGGGAGCTACAGGTGCATGGAAGGAGGCGGTGGCCTGGGGCCAGGAGTACCTGAAGGCACacccagcagggaggagcctggccacACCCATTGTGCTGGTCAAGCAGGGCCACGAGCCTCCCACCTTCACTGGCTGGTTCTTCACTTGGGACCCCTACAAGTGGACT TTCTATCTCTCAGACTCCGACTTCCAAGATATCTTTGGGAAATCCAAGGAGGAATTCTACAGCATGGCCACCTGGAGACAGCGGCAGGAGAAAAAGCAGCTGGGTTTCTTCTGA